A stretch of Synechococcus sp. MIT S9220 DNA encodes these proteins:
- a CDS encoding DUF805 domain-containing protein has translation MTHEKPSFFSFEGEMGRIDYWGSAIFRSLIAGLIFFVALAFVFRGYFSSSYEELSAAISQWTTDHAVRVWLLGEILNIFLFLPITWRRWRDLGPRLKKNWLYIAVVSSLMPGYEVFPFVGVQSLIITLGILSIYPNFKLLFWPGQQYAKQRQNEKS, from the coding sequence ATGACGCATGAGAAGCCTTCTTTCTTCTCTTTCGAAGGAGAGATGGGTCGCATTGATTACTGGGGTAGCGCCATCTTCAGGTCGCTGATTGCAGGCCTGATTTTCTTCGTTGCTCTTGCCTTTGTTTTTAGAGGTTATTTCAGCAGCTCTTACGAAGAGTTATCAGCAGCAATCTCACAATGGACCACAGATCACGCCGTCAGAGTGTGGTTGCTTGGTGAAATTTTGAACATCTTTCTATTCCTGCCGATCACCTGGAGACGATGGCGAGATCTGGGACCACGCTTAAAGAAAAACTGGCTCTACATCGCTGTTGTGAGCAGCCTGATGCCGGGATATGAGGTGTTCCCCTTTGTGGGGGTGCAGTCGCTGATCATCACTCTTGGGATCCTATCGATTTATCCAAACTTCAAACTACTGTTCTGGCCCGGACAGCAATACGCAAAACAGCGGCAGAACGAAAAGTCCTGA
- a CDS encoding Nif11-like leader peptide family natural product precursor, with product MTPSPVQQFLEHLGRDPVLQVRVQAAVTADEVAQLAQELGYAVSGSDLLMLSGSSTAGVRVTRVDHPGEYPGRYY from the coding sequence ATGACCCCATCACCGGTGCAGCAGTTTCTTGAGCACCTTGGCCGTGATCCGGTCCTGCAGGTGAGGGTTCAGGCGGCTGTCACAGCGGATGAAGTGGCGCAGCTGGCCCAGGAGCTGGGTTATGCCGTGTCTGGCAGCGATCTGCTGATGTTGTCCGGCAGCAGCACGGCGGGGGTGCGCGTCACACGCGTTGATCACCCCGGTGAATATCCCGGCCGTTACTACTGA
- a CDS encoding YccF domain-containing protein, with amino-acid sequence MLSSLLNILWVVLGGLMMALGWWLAGLICAITVVGLPWARSCFVIGRFSLWPFGQEAVNRRDLRGRDDLGTGSLGLIGNVLWFLVAGWWLAIGHLSSALACFVTIVGIPFGIQHMKLALIALAPVGMTVVPVRNV; translated from the coding sequence ATGCTGAGTTCCCTGCTCAACATCCTCTGGGTGGTGCTCGGCGGTCTGATGATGGCTCTGGGCTGGTGGCTGGCCGGACTGATCTGCGCCATCACGGTGGTAGGGCTGCCCTGGGCTCGTTCCTGTTTTGTGATCGGGCGTTTTTCGCTCTGGCCCTTCGGACAGGAAGCCGTGAACCGCAGGGATCTGCGGGGCCGCGATGATCTGGGCACCGGATCTCTGGGCTTGATCGGCAACGTGCTCTGGTTTCTGGTGGCGGGATGGTGGCTGGCGATCGGCCATCTGAGCTCCGCCCTGGCCTGCTTCGTGACCATCGTGGGCATCCCCTTCGGAATTCAGCACATGAAGCTGGCCCTGATCGCCCTGGCTCCTGTGGGGATGACCGTTGTACCGGTCCGCAACGTTTGA
- a CDS encoding NAD-dependent epimerase/dehydratase family protein has product MANGYGVIGSGYVGTAVAMRMKRAGQPVTATTRSVENVRELRRLMDDVRQLDITDPDPDLSFLADLQGLLISVAPTRQNDGYSDVFARGMRNLAGALRRRTSTQPLHITYISSVSVYGDRQGEEVWEHSAVDSSSPVNSMLAAAEELMLDIDRPDTSICVLRLGGIYGPGRDMVGMIREAAGQQVPKNGNAINAWSSLVDIARGVQFASEQKLTGIYNLVDDMQLSRRELSTLICDQDGLPPVLWSHSSSASERSMNARVSNQKIKDSGFKLMSPSMLEPAIV; this is encoded by the coding sequence ATGGCCAACGGATACGGAGTAATCGGCAGCGGATACGTTGGCACCGCCGTGGCCATGCGCATGAAAAGGGCCGGACAGCCCGTGACTGCCACTACACGCTCAGTAGAGAACGTGCGCGAATTGCGGCGACTGATGGATGACGTGCGCCAGCTCGACATCACTGACCCCGATCCGGACCTTTCCTTCCTTGCCGATCTGCAGGGCCTGCTGATCAGCGTGGCACCCACCAGACAGAACGATGGCTACAGCGATGTTTTCGCCCGCGGCATGCGCAACCTGGCTGGCGCACTGCGGCGCAGAACCAGCACACAACCCCTGCACATCACCTACATCAGCAGCGTCAGTGTCTACGGAGACCGGCAGGGAGAAGAGGTGTGGGAGCACTCAGCGGTGGACTCCAGCTCTCCGGTGAACAGCATGCTCGCGGCAGCGGAGGAACTGATGCTCGACATTGACCGCCCTGATACCTCGATCTGTGTGCTGAGGCTGGGCGGGATCTATGGACCCGGCCGCGACATGGTGGGCATGATTCGCGAAGCCGCGGGCCAGCAGGTGCCCAAGAACGGCAATGCCATTAATGCCTGGAGCAGTCTTGTCGACATCGCCAGAGGTGTGCAGTTCGCAAGCGAACAGAAACTGACAGGCATCTACAACCTGGTCGACGACATGCAGCTGAGTCGCCGGGAACTCTCCACTCTGATCTGCGATCAAGATGGCCTGCCTCCCGTGCTCTGGAGCCACTCCAGCTCAGCGAGCGAACGCAGCATGAATGCCCGTGTTTCGAACCAAAAGATCAAGGATTCCGGCTTCAAGCTGATGTCACCATCGATGCTGGAACCAGCCATTGTTTGA
- a CDS encoding cupin domain-containing protein: MANQQSIEIIRYAGLDTGIAFFSDPLISHETLVADVTPNRHAELFCHRHQTDQLMVLSGSLDLVILQNRQFQFIRLKQKDRTWVRIPPRIPHAAIVRGDQAATVVNAVLRHGPVDPRDYQPRPIPRALIPQWQALQSLDAANRSCAGAPVHPTAGWG, from the coding sequence ATGGCGAATCAACAATCAATTGAAATCATTCGATACGCTGGTCTAGACACAGGAATCGCCTTTTTCAGTGATCCCCTCATCAGCCATGAAACGCTGGTCGCGGACGTGACGCCCAACCGACACGCCGAGTTGTTCTGTCATCGCCACCAAACCGACCAGTTGATGGTTCTGAGCGGCAGCCTGGATCTGGTGATTCTTCAGAATCGCCAGTTTCAGTTCATTCGCTTGAAGCAAAAGGATCGAACCTGGGTCCGCATTCCGCCAAGAATTCCGCATGCCGCCATCGTTCGGGGTGACCAGGCTGCAACCGTGGTGAATGCGGTGTTACGCCATGGCCCGGTTGACCCACGAGACTATCAACCCAGACCCATTCCACGCGCCTTGATCCCTCAGTGGCAGGCGCTGCAGAGCCTGGATGCCGCTAACCGATCATGCGCTGGCGCACCAGTGCATCCCACAGCTGGGTGGGGATGA
- a CDS encoding SDR family NAD(P)-dependent oxidoreductase, which yields MTTSRSHSRPSVLITGASSGIGLATAHRLLDRGWRVFAAARRLEAMESLRCRGAEVLPLDLADQASCRQLADAVSGQVGALDALVNNAGYGETGPVETMPIERARAMFEVNVFGLIGLTQMLLPPMRERRRGRIVNLSSIAGRFVTPGAGWYGASKHALEGISDALRLELHRFGVQVVLVEPGLIRTGFEAVSEASLQQQSTDPVWGAMMRRVAASWAEGFRRGSSPELVASTIVSALETSSPKPRYRCGSESEVLVLQRFIPTQLWDALVRQRMIG from the coding sequence ATGACAACGTCCCGATCCCACTCCAGGCCAAGCGTCTTGATCACTGGAGCGTCCAGTGGCATTGGCCTGGCGACAGCTCACCGGTTGCTCGACCGTGGTTGGCGAGTTTTCGCTGCTGCGCGTCGGCTTGAGGCGATGGAGTCCTTGCGCTGTCGCGGCGCTGAGGTGTTGCCGCTTGATCTCGCTGATCAGGCGTCCTGCCGGCAGCTGGCCGACGCTGTCAGCGGCCAGGTTGGTGCTTTGGATGCCTTGGTGAACAACGCCGGTTATGGGGAGACGGGTCCGGTGGAGACCATGCCGATCGAGCGTGCCCGAGCGATGTTTGAAGTGAATGTGTTTGGGTTGATCGGTCTCACTCAGATGCTGCTGCCGCCCATGCGTGAACGGCGTCGCGGCCGCATCGTGAATCTGTCATCGATTGCCGGCCGTTTTGTCACTCCCGGTGCTGGCTGGTATGGCGCCAGTAAGCATGCGCTGGAGGGCATCAGTGATGCTCTGCGTCTGGAGCTGCATCGCTTCGGGGTGCAGGTGGTGCTGGTGGAACCTGGGTTGATCCGCACCGGCTTCGAAGCGGTGAGTGAGGCTTCCTTGCAGCAGCAGTCGACCGATCCGGTGTGGGGGGCGATGATGCGTCGTGTTGCAGCCAGCTGGGCTGAGGGTTTTCGCCGAGGTTCATCGCCGGAGCTAGTGGCCAGCACCATCGTCTCGGCTCTGGAGACGTCCAGTCCCAAACCTCGCTACCGCTGCGGCAGCGAGTCGGAAGTGCTGGTGTTGCAGCGGTTCATCCCCACCCAGCTGTGGGATGCACTGGTGCGCCAGCGCATGATCGGTTAG
- a CDS encoding TIGR03643 family protein → MDCGLLDQLTSEDIDRVIEMAWEDRTTFEAIEFQFGLSEAAVIALMRSQLKSGSFRAWRKRVTGRRTKHGSTSSSDRFRAACHK, encoded by the coding sequence ATGGACTGCGGCCTGCTCGACCAGCTCACCTCTGAGGACATCGATCGCGTGATCGAAATGGCCTGGGAAGATCGCACCACGTTCGAAGCCATCGAATTCCAGTTCGGCCTGTCTGAAGCTGCAGTGATCGCTCTGATGCGTTCTCAGCTCAAGTCAGGCTCTTTTCGCGCCTGGCGCAAGCGAGTGACTGGCCGGCGTACCAAGCACGGCAGCACCAGCTCGTCCGATCGTTTCCGAGCGGCTTGCCACAAGTGA
- a CDS encoding ferritin, which translates to MTNSATAQAAITIPVGPAGRAMAEPMSAEMLDLMQAHLNLERQSAAAYFAAAIWFAERELVGFAEHLRDEAKQEEQHAAKFADYLISRGQRPVLDTVEPPRQQWPDVEQVIANVFRMEADVTASVLQLYGTAEQDLDRRTSVFLDPIVDDQRLSEHEAAYLLGRVKFAVGNPAAVMIIDAELREGDAKPAKLEA; encoded by the coding sequence ATGACAAATTCAGCTACCGCTCAAGCCGCCATCACGATTCCCGTCGGTCCTGCAGGCCGGGCCATGGCCGAGCCCATGTCCGCCGAGATGCTCGATCTCATGCAGGCTCACCTCAACCTTGAGCGTCAGTCCGCTGCTGCCTATTTCGCTGCTGCCATCTGGTTTGCTGAACGCGAGCTGGTCGGCTTTGCCGAGCATCTCCGCGATGAGGCCAAACAGGAAGAGCAACACGCTGCCAAGTTCGCCGATTACCTGATCTCCAGAGGTCAACGGCCTGTTCTCGACACCGTTGAACCGCCTCGTCAGCAATGGCCTGATGTCGAGCAGGTGATCGCCAATGTCTTCCGCATGGAAGCTGATGTCACCGCTTCCGTTCTGCAGCTCTACGGCACCGCTGAACAGGATCTCGACCGCCGCACCTCGGTGTTCCTTGATCCCATCGTTGATGATCAGCGCCTTTCTGAGCACGAAGCCGCTTATCTGCTGGGTCGCGTCAAGTTCGCCGTAGGCAACCCTGCTGCCGTGATGATCATCGACGCCGAGCTCAGAGAAGGTGACGCCAAGCCCGCCAAGCTCGAAGCCTGA
- a CDS encoding chlorophyll a/b-binding protein: MTDTTQRRFGFVNFAETWNGRLAMLGFVIGLGTELLTGQGILNQLGF, from the coding sequence ATGACTGACACCACCCAACGCCGCTTCGGCTTCGTCAACTTCGCTGAAACATGGAATGGCCGTCTTGCCATGCTTGGCTTCGTGATTGGCCTTGGCACCGAACTGCTCACCGGCCAGGGCATCCTCAATCAGCTCGGATTCTGA
- a CDS encoding conjugal transfer protein TrbI encodes MTAVLLQCACPGCTCAVEESTAMRRGNQLFCSQACANGHTNREPCHDHEPCGCNCAG; translated from the coding sequence ATGACAGCAGTTCTGCTTCAGTGCGCCTGCCCCGGCTGTACCTGCGCCGTTGAGGAATCCACCGCCATGCGGCGTGGCAATCAGCTCTTCTGCTCGCAAGCCTGCGCCAATGGTCATACCAACAGGGAGCCATGCCATGACCATGAGCCCTGTGGTTGCAACTGTGCCGGTTGA
- a CDS encoding DNA polymerase — protein MFDQQLLFPGSEAIQPACPVPFCGRAPTGIEYIGNAVDLPDPDSMALSIGFDLETFNRRTDLWRHKASLSPSLGGEIRLAQLTTADSNSTLVVDVAVIGQAAIDWLRRLARNPERRLVGHNLLFEATFLIAAGIRPLCQWWDTMLACQIIGDLPSNSLAAASAHYLKRELDKSEQTSDWGNALSASQLRYAALDAEIVLPLGRELHQQLVATQQVAVHRLDCSMISACADGQVRGLAVDIEAARDSRTRALSERQRLAAEVQKTLGIENYRSPDKLQEALSVHLGEPVENTKDRTLNTYRPDPVIETLLQLKALDQELKEVNWLLEEAQLTDGRVRPHYRIIGASTGRMSTSALIRETSSQVPSDTERFKTGQRQGEPKAVKLGQCGFNFQGITGDRKKALGTGNPDSVLMDLDWSSIEIRLQASPQLYNDDGQRRILLDGIDPHAYIASQACGREITKADPERSTIGKRANFALAYGCGLSGVRKLLSRARGEQVTETEAQKVYDAWHRLHPQMSLEMDRFSNRSVTEVRSIAGRRMTFRSQQAGPDGIRAMQPLGRTNGINFPVQGSGRDLLAAALGDLWPALDRFAGVHIVGLIHDEILLEVPRDLVDEVKAVALASMTSEKLQKQYLGDIPLEADCNIAESWGEAH, from the coding sequence TTGTTCGATCAGCAACTGCTATTCCCAGGAAGCGAAGCCATCCAACCGGCTTGCCCGGTGCCTTTCTGCGGGAGGGCTCCCACCGGAATCGAATACATCGGTAACGCGGTTGATCTACCCGATCCTGATTCGATGGCACTGTCCATTGGGTTTGATCTGGAAACGTTCAACCGCCGCACTGATCTGTGGCGTCATAAAGCCAGCCTCAGCCCGTCTCTGGGTGGCGAAATCCGTCTGGCTCAGCTCACGACGGCTGACAGCAACAGCACGCTGGTGGTCGATGTGGCGGTGATCGGCCAAGCCGCCATCGACTGGCTGCGCAGGCTGGCGCGCAACCCGGAGCGCAGGCTGGTGGGCCACAACCTTCTGTTTGAAGCCACCTTTCTGATCGCTGCTGGGATCAGGCCGCTGTGCCAGTGGTGGGACACGATGCTGGCCTGTCAGATCATCGGCGACTTACCGAGCAACAGCCTGGCCGCCGCATCTGCGCACTACCTGAAGCGTGAGCTCGACAAGAGCGAACAGACCAGCGACTGGGGGAATGCCCTCAGCGCCAGCCAGCTGCGCTATGCGGCTCTGGATGCCGAAATCGTGCTGCCTTTGGGGCGTGAACTCCATCAACAGCTGGTGGCCACGCAACAGGTCGCAGTGCATCGGCTCGATTGCTCAATGATCAGTGCCTGCGCCGATGGTCAGGTGCGAGGGCTGGCGGTTGATATCGAAGCAGCACGCGACTCCAGAACACGTGCTCTCAGCGAACGGCAACGCTTGGCGGCTGAGGTGCAGAAGACGCTCGGAATTGAGAATTACAGAAGCCCGGACAAACTTCAGGAGGCTCTGAGTGTTCACCTGGGAGAGCCCGTTGAAAACACCAAAGACCGGACTCTGAACACCTACCGTCCCGATCCCGTCATCGAGACGTTGCTCCAGCTGAAGGCGCTGGATCAGGAGCTGAAAGAGGTGAACTGGCTGCTCGAGGAAGCCCAGCTCACGGATGGCCGCGTCCGCCCCCACTACCGGATCATTGGTGCCAGCACCGGCCGCATGAGCACAAGCGCTCTGATCCGCGAAACCAGCAGTCAGGTTCCCTCCGATACCGAGCGGTTCAAAACAGGCCAAAGACAAGGCGAACCCAAGGCCGTGAAGCTTGGGCAATGCGGGTTCAATTTCCAGGGCATCACTGGCGATCGCAAAAAAGCCCTGGGCACCGGCAATCCCGACAGCGTGCTGATGGACCTCGACTGGTCATCGATTGAGATCCGGCTCCAGGCCAGCCCGCAGCTTTACAACGACGATGGTCAGCGCAGGATCCTGCTGGATGGCATTGACCCGCATGCCTACATCGCCAGTCAGGCCTGCGGACGCGAGATCACCAAAGCGGATCCGGAACGCTCGACGATCGGCAAACGTGCCAATTTCGCCCTGGCCTACGGCTGTGGGCTCTCGGGTGTTCGCAAATTGCTCTCCCGTGCTCGCGGTGAGCAGGTCACGGAGACTGAAGCCCAGAAGGTCTACGACGCCTGGCATCGCCTGCACCCACAAATGAGCCTGGAGATGGACAGGTTCTCCAACAGAAGCGTCACCGAAGTGCGCAGCATTGCGGGGAGACGGATGACATTCCGCAGTCAGCAGGCAGGCCCGGATGGCATCAGAGCGATGCAACCGCTGGGACGCACCAACGGGATCAATTTCCCTGTTCAGGGTTCTGGTCGTGATCTGCTCGCCGCTGCCCTTGGTGACCTCTGGCCAGCACTGGATCGCTTCGCAGGTGTTCACATCGTTGGCCTGATTCACGATGAGATTCTTCTCGAGGTTCCAAGGGATCTGGTGGACGAGGTGAAAGCCGTGGCCTTGGCCTCGATGACCTCAGAAAAGCTTCAGAAGCAATACCTGGGTGACATTCCCCTGGAGGCAGATTGCAACATTGCAGAGAGCTGGGGAGAAGCTCACTGA
- a CDS encoding AbrB family transcriptional regulator translates to MLTGADLLAKVKELGDVSKTDLATACGYVSKKKDGSDRVNFTAFYEALLNAKGIELGGGSAGMGKGGRKLSYTAKVQGNGNLLVGKAYTAMLDLAPGDEFEIKLGKKAIRLIPVGGEEEGEE, encoded by the coding sequence ATGCTCACTGGTGCCGATCTGCTTGCCAAGGTCAAAGAACTAGGAGATGTCTCTAAAACTGATTTGGCAACTGCCTGTGGGTATGTCTCCAAGAAGAAAGACGGCTCTGACCGTGTGAACTTCACTGCCTTCTACGAGGCACTGCTGAATGCCAAAGGAATCGAACTCGGTGGCGGTTCTGCCGGCATGGGCAAAGGTGGTCGCAAACTGAGCTACACCGCCAAAGTGCAAGGCAACGGCAATCTCCTGGTTGGCAAGGCCTACACAGCCATGCTGGATCTTGCTCCTGGCGATGAGTTCGAGATCAAGCTGGGTAAAAAGGCGATCCGCCTGATTCCTGTGGGCGGTGAGGAAGAAGGCGAAGAGTGA
- a CDS encoding DUF3750 domain-containing protein: protein MLKVELRAAKIPGLPGWIADHFWLLVIRDVEASDHETCDRWEVWQFARQNDSCWGHLHKNLLSPYQGVGNGPSRFIEQWVGDEAISIAEKIESSPYNYPFTETYLYWPGPNSNTFAQWIVGDKTRLGRRAIGQSFPVPEIA from the coding sequence ATGCTGAAGGTTGAGCTCAGGGCCGCCAAAATTCCAGGTCTGCCTGGATGGATTGCAGATCATTTTTGGCTGCTGGTGATTCGCGACGTTGAAGCCAGCGATCATGAAACTTGTGATCGCTGGGAAGTCTGGCAATTCGCGCGCCAGAACGATTCCTGCTGGGGGCATCTGCACAAGAACCTTCTGTCTCCCTACCAAGGTGTTGGCAACGGTCCATCACGATTCATCGAGCAATGGGTTGGGGATGAGGCAATCAGCATCGCGGAGAAGATTGAATCCTCCCCGTACAACTACCCCTTCACCGAGACCTACCTCTACTGGCCGGGACCGAACAGCAACACCTTTGCGCAATGGATCGTTGGCGACAAGACGAGGCTCGGTCGTCGAGCCATCGGTCAAAGCTTTCCTGTTCCAGAGATCGCCTGA
- a CDS encoding Nif11-like leader peptide family natural product precursor, translating to MPLQGIEDITAKTSNRCAIEGFHGNHLINQNDKTEYIYPICQQHMSMEELKRFLVAMRADKTLYDKVSSFATANEIASIASTMGFDFTDTELKSISNQNIEGIKIKRQDTTPSYNFGEGGN from the coding sequence ATGCCCCTCCAGGGGATTGAAGACATCACTGCCAAGACATCCAACAGATGTGCCATTGAGGGTTTCCATGGCAATCATCTGATCAATCAAAACGATAAAACCGAGTACATTTATCCAATCTGCCAGCAACATATGTCGATGGAAGAATTAAAAAGATTTTTAGTTGCCATGCGAGCCGACAAGACTCTGTACGACAAGGTTTCAAGCTTCGCGACTGCAAACGAGATCGCCTCCATCGCCAGCACTATGGGGTTTGATTTCACAGATACTGAATTAAAATCAATTTCCAATCAGAATATTGAAGGCATAAAAATAAAGAGACAAGACACCACACCTTCGTATAATTTTGGCGAAGGTGGCAACTGA
- a CDS encoding GNAT family N-acetyltransferase translates to MNPEFTIRPVQPVDIPVINDWARSEGFAPGAGDIGIYRQTDRQGIWTGCLGEDPVGCIAGIRYNHAYGFIGLYIVRPDQRGRGYGVRLWREALDHLHDVSCVGLEAAENRIDDYSNWGFQPASTTTRWQLELDSLPHQIRSLERPRGLRLIHGDDIPEPKVQIYDADRELNPRPHFLSDWLHHPAGVVTALIDSQQECHGFARIRPCLLKNTTGWRIGPLLADSPELAELLIMDLLVARQGLVIMDSPGGNALAAPLLEKLGFKAVGRTLRMYRGVMPSRQQDEVYGLACLELG, encoded by the coding sequence ATGAACCCTGAATTCACGATTCGCCCGGTCCAACCCGTTGACATTCCGGTGATCAACGACTGGGCGCGAAGTGAAGGATTTGCCCCCGGGGCGGGAGATATCGGGATTTACCGCCAGACCGACCGTCAGGGCATTTGGACCGGATGCCTGGGTGAAGATCCGGTCGGATGCATCGCAGGCATCCGCTACAACCATGCCTACGGTTTTATCGGGCTCTACATCGTGCGCCCCGATCAGAGAGGCCGAGGCTACGGAGTGAGGCTCTGGCGAGAAGCACTTGACCACCTCCATGACGTGAGCTGCGTTGGTCTCGAAGCAGCAGAAAACAGGATTGATGATTACTCAAACTGGGGGTTTCAACCGGCTTCCACAACGACGCGTTGGCAGCTTGAGCTTGACTCTCTTCCTCATCAGATCAGATCACTGGAACGGCCGAGAGGGCTCAGATTGATTCATGGCGATGACATCCCTGAACCCAAGGTTCAGATCTATGACGCTGATCGTGAACTCAACCCCAGACCGCACTTTCTGTCTGATTGGCTGCATCACCCAGCCGGTGTTGTCACGGCACTGATTGACAGTCAGCAGGAGTGCCATGGTTTTGCCCGAATCCGGCCATGCCTGCTGAAAAACACAACGGGCTGGCGCATCGGACCCTTACTGGCGGATTCCCCTGAACTGGCCGAGCTGTTGATCATGGATCTGCTCGTTGCCAGACAGGGATTAGTGATCATGGATTCACCGGGTGGCAATGCCCTAGCCGCGCCGCTGCTTGAGAAGCTTGGTTTCAAGGCCGTTGGCCGCACGCTGCGGATGTACCGCGGCGTGATGCCGTCTAGGCAGCAGGATGAGGTGTACGGGCTGGCCTGCCTGGAGCTTGGCTGA
- a CDS encoding acyltransferase, with protein MTQIQTSAHQRVLFFDQIKAVMIALVVVVHVTLLFLPGGAFMGLSFAGRIQPGWLTGVDFAIVDLSNTFFMCMLFLISGYFVPRSVAKKGVADYLKGRLRRLGIPFLFGLLVINNLSYLVSQWFQTGLLRGIPLADYPLNHLGVLWFLVVLFSFDLLYCGWVKIFGDCFRIDDTIPPPGLFPWLVSAGILAVIEVLMAMQGNFWLKLMNSPLDGLGAQGPHIFTYAFLFFLGCKSASHQWLERLDAHLVVKWFRLSIFLSLLLLGLCAVLAMNGHLKDEAIGVARLLAFMNTFIGWGVMGYLLLWFQRHQQSCGQWLATAGVDSFAVYIIHPLIVVVVMGLISLTEWPNFAALVLGGVASVLVSFGLSHQLRRVPLLARVI; from the coding sequence ATGACTCAAATACAGACAAGCGCTCATCAGCGGGTGCTTTTTTTTGATCAAATCAAGGCGGTGATGATCGCACTTGTGGTCGTGGTCCATGTCACTCTGCTCTTTCTCCCTGGAGGGGCATTCATGGGATTGAGCTTCGCTGGACGGATTCAGCCAGGCTGGTTGACTGGAGTTGATTTCGCGATTGTAGATCTGTCGAATACTTTTTTTATGTGCATGTTGTTTTTGATATCTGGTTATTTTGTGCCGCGCTCAGTAGCCAAAAAAGGTGTTGCCGATTATCTTAAGGGTCGATTGAGAAGACTTGGAATTCCGTTTTTATTCGGATTGCTGGTAATTAACAACCTGTCTTATTTGGTGAGTCAATGGTTCCAAACGGGCCTTTTGCGTGGAATACCTCTTGCAGACTATCCATTGAATCATCTTGGAGTTTTGTGGTTTCTGGTCGTTCTGTTTAGCTTCGATTTGTTGTATTGCGGCTGGGTGAAGATCTTTGGTGATTGTTTCAGGATTGATGACACCATCCCGCCGCCAGGACTGTTCCCCTGGCTTGTCAGTGCAGGGATCTTGGCTGTCATCGAGGTGTTGATGGCTATGCAAGGTAATTTTTGGTTGAAATTGATGAACTCACCGCTAGATGGCCTTGGTGCCCAGGGACCTCATATTTTTACCTATGCCTTTCTCTTTTTCCTTGGTTGCAAGTCGGCATCTCATCAATGGCTTGAGCGTCTTGATGCCCATTTGGTGGTGAAATGGTTTCGTCTTTCAATCTTTCTATCTTTGCTTTTGCTGGGTCTTTGCGCCGTATTGGCGATGAATGGACATCTCAAAGACGAAGCAATTGGTGTCGCTCGGCTCCTTGCTTTTATGAACACATTTATTGGCTGGGGTGTCATGGGATATTTGCTGCTTTGGTTCCAGCGTCATCAGCAGTCTTGTGGTCAGTGGTTGGCCACTGCAGGAGTGGACAGTTTTGCTGTTTATATCATTCATCCACTTATTGTCGTTGTTGTTATGGGTCTTATTTCGCTAACCGAATGGCCTAATTTTGCTGCTTTGGTTTTGGGTGGTGTCGCATCCGTGCTTGTAAGTTTTGGCTTGAGTCATCAGCTCAGACGAGTGCCTCTCTTAGCCAGGGTGATTTGA
- a CDS encoding chlorophyll a/b-binding protein translates to MTTATLLADERYWQDLAAAQMRLEHLAKAERLNGRLAMLGFVALIGSEALLHQGLLMALGF, encoded by the coding sequence ATGACAACTGCAACTCTTCTGGCTGATGAGCGCTACTGGCAAGACCTTGCCGCTGCCCAGATGCGCCTTGAACACCTGGCAAAAGCTGAACGCCTGAACGGACGTCTGGCCATGCTCGGTTTTGTTGCTCTGATCGGCAGCGAAGCCCTGCTCCATCAAGGACTGCTGATGGCGCTGGGTTTTTGA
- a CDS encoding DUF1651 domain-containing protein, whose product MPNWDQVTHEPPLQAGRDGWLVNGDEQLLVRFSNGRSTAHGQWVILSTYRWVRPHPPEPQSQRRMLQHNAIEAWQNMQKVGWRRCRPPVR is encoded by the coding sequence ATGCCGAACTGGGACCAGGTCACCCATGAACCACCGCTGCAGGCCGGCAGGGATGGCTGGCTGGTGAATGGTGATGAGCAGCTGCTGGTGAGGTTCAGCAATGGCCGCTCCACCGCTCATGGTCAGTGGGTGATCCTGAGCACCTATCGCTGGGTGAGGCCTCACCCCCCGGAGCCGCAGAGCCAGAGACGGATGCTGCAGCACAACGCCATCGAGGCCTGGCAGAACATGCAGAAGGTCGGCTGGCGGCGCTGCCGTCCACCGGTGCGCTGA